The DNA segment TTTATATACTTTGCTTCTCGTTGTGTATGGACTGAGCAGGGAAAGATGGAGGGAAAAAACATTGTGAAACTAAGACCATTATTGGTTTTGAGACCTGGTTGGTTTGTTTAGGGTTAATAAAAGTATTATTTCACTCATGAAGACAATGAAACCCTCCTTGGTTCGGTTCTAGGTCAGTTTAGTCGCTTTAGACCTTGAATGAAGAAGGCAGAATCACCAAGTCTTGTCTTGTCTTGTGTATGGAGAATCGTTTTTTATTTGTCTAACGGCTCCTTGAAACCTGAGCTtcatttttataagaaaaaccCAGCACTATGGAGGGTGTGGCACAGGCCCCatgctctttctttttttttctttagtaaccaagtaaaaaaaatatgtgtagTTTAAATTAGAGAAAATATTAAAGATGCCTCACccaacaaattaaaataaaactgcACTAGCccagctaaaaaaaaaaatgttacagCCCAGTTAGTAAATACGTAGCCCACTTTTAATAAAGTAACTCAATTATTAAATTTGtctaactattttaaaattctaatcaTTTACGTgacttctttaaaaaaaaaaaattcttttcaaaATTGTTTAATCCTGATAAGAGTTTTTTTGGTATCTTTTATAAGTAAGCATACATATCATCTATAACACTTTgctatatatttgatttttaggTTAGTTATTTGTTTGTATTGTTTATTATCTTTTTGAATACTAACAGATTTTGATCAGGTACCatggaaaaatattttacatagtGATCAAAAAATTTCAGAATATAAAAGATCAAAGAATTATTTTATGAGATTTTTGCATTACTTTTATTATATTagagttttatgtttttaattgttataaactatttcagtttgattttaatttttaagttacttattttacatttaattaattaatatattatattaattattttatttattattattaaaatatttatgtgcCACAGGCTAACTAAATTTCTAGGACCGTCCCTGTTCATGACTCATCATGAGTCTTGTCACCTATTTATTGTCTATTACTcagatataattaaaataagaacagctcagttttgtaaatttttagCTTATTTTTCAAATTGTGGACGACACTGAAGTATGGAGACTCAAACAATCATATAATTAAGATAATGGGCAGTGGATGGACTTTCGCAGAAACTGTAAGATGGTATGGAGTGTGGAGTGTTGGACTATGGAGCTTGAGTCCTCCTACTAAACCACGTAGCCAAATCACCTTACATAAGTGGGTGGGCTCACATAGGCCAGTAAAAGCATTAAAAAAACATGAATCTAATGGAAAAAAGGTACACCTTCCATGTAGGATTCGAATATCAAAAATCTTGTACCCGTAAAAGGAGCTTCAGGTGTGTGAATCGGAAGAGATGGGTCAATCAGATGTATAAAAGTTTTAGGATTTAGGTTCATCAAAGGTTTGAGAAGCCTTGTAAAAGAAGACATATCTGAGGGCCTGAGGCTACCACATGTAAAAGAAGTTTGGGCTTCAATGCAAGCATGCCATACAAGTTTGGGCTTGAATCTTAGTACTTACAAGCATGCGATTACTAACACGGAAGGAAAAAAAATCACGGTTCTACACTTTTACGTAGCTTCACTTCTCCATGAACATGCTTCAAATATCATATCAATGAAACGTACTTCCTTACTCCAAATAcccaaattttaagaaaatacaaTGCGTACAAATACGATATGTTTATATcccatttaaaatctatagacctttctaaaaaaatacaaagtgaCGACTATGAGTCTGATAACTGATTGCGTATGAATATCAGATTAATATGGGCAGCTCTAACCTCTAGTTGGAAATATAATAATTGAAATATAATCgacttaaccaaaaaaaaagaaacataacgGATTATATAATAAGTACTTAGGAAAAAACTTAGACCATGATTATCCCATAAAACCCTTAATaggtttcttaaaaaaaaaattcttaaatttttttctctgattaaaaaaaactaaaacaaatgcACCAACCGTGAACCGCCACATATCAGTGGGGCTCGCAAACAGTCCAACACCCAACAATAATCGATCCTTAATATGGGCTTTCTGCGACcggtttttttcttcttgtgctCCTCCCCCCCTTCCTCTCCGATAATCCTGCTCTTAGGATTGTTAGCTTTTttcttgtaaaaaaaaaagaaagtcacTAGGGAGCGATGTTTGGTGTCCACAGACCAAATATCTGAAATTATTGGCCTACCAACAAAGACCTGACgaacaataataaaaatattctatcgtatcatatcatatcaaattAAACATTAGAGTAAATACGTATACATGAATATAAAAATCACACACCGTATTATTGCGTGTGTATATAATGGAGTGGCATGGTAACACACAATCCCCCTCCCCCTCACCTTCAAGCAACAATCTAAGttacattttaaaaagttttataatTCTTTCTTCGTAAGAATAGTTATAAAACAATAGTATGTTGATTGGGAATCGACAAATGCAGAGAAAACCAAGCATGCCGAGGATTACCATCGAGGTTGATGATAATCATACCGCCGGCCAAGATTCTGACGTGTCTATGGCGGTGGTAGACGGCGGAGATAATTTCGACCAGCGGTTCTTGGCGATGTTATCACCGAGAAATCACACAAGGACCGAGAGAAAAGACTGTGGGAAATCAACGTTGCCGTCATCGTCTTTTCTTGGAAGCTGTGGCTTTTGCAAACGCCGTTTAGCTCCCGGCCGTGATATTTACATGTACAAGTATGTTTACTTATTAATTACTCCTTTCTTGATTATTTTCATCTTATACTTCTATATTTAAAACCTCAGCTgactatatacatatatacatcaCCACATAAAAATTTGAACGAGTGTCTTAGACATAGACTATAAGCTACAACGAAACTATGAGATTCTATTTTGTGACATCATCTAgtatgtgttacaaaaaaaaaaacatctataTATCTAAATGTACGAATTTGATGATTGGtttcacttttattttttggtttgaatgcatcggaaagttatattttttaaacttggATTTGTAATGTAATAAACTGTAGAGGGGATGCAGCGTTTTGTAGCATGGAATGCAGAGAACAACAGATTGAGCAGGACAGGCAAAACTCCAAGCAGAGCGCCAGAGTCGTTCTATCACCATGAAACTAAACATATGGATGGCTCAAATTAAGCTTTGACTATTAAAGCTCGTGTGTGTGACTTGAGATTGTTGccgttattattaattagcatcatcATGTAAAAATTAGGTCAAAAATTGAAATGAAACTCTTTCATGTCTTgcgtattattatttttttggtgaaacttgcgtattatttttgtttcacatTACTTTGCTTCTTTTATAAATCCGGGTTTATTTAGTTTGATGCCCTATGATTTTTATTACTTTATGTGTTTTAAAAAAGCTAGTGAAAGTTGACGTAAGCGCACCACGGACCTCGTTTTTATAAGATCGAATAAATCTCAAAACCATATGCAACTCACGGTAATTAAGATTTTAATTAGTAAAAAGTACACACTTCTTATATAAAAGTCACATCATCTGCCGTATTCTATGGCTAGTACATGAATAGTGACAGTGTGAATAATTTCTATTGGAGATTATGAACTTTCctttgatatatataatattttgtcaaGGGATCATTGGtagaaaaaattacaaaaagtaTTAAATAGTGGAATTTAAATGGAGGTCATTGTCTCGTGACGATGAAAGCGTCTGATAGTTAATAATGAGACGTAGAGTAAACTAATGCGAATGCACGTCACTCCCGATCAAAAGATGTATTGAATATTATCATACATACTGGAAATGAGTTTGTTAACTATGAAGACACTTTTAAACggatataaatttttaacacGACATTTAAAATGGAATGAAGAATGTAATTTATAGCTCGTTTTTAAAAAACCTAATTTATAGTAGCTCGTTGCTCAATAATTGAAGACCAAAAGATGTTAAATAATGGTTTATGGAAATGGATCGTTATCACTAGCTTATAGATAAGGATTAGGTTTATAATTGGTCTATAGTGTATTGTTTTCTCTTCACTCGTCTTCTGTACTCCAAACTTCGAGGCTTAGTTGTTGGAGTTTCGGGAGTCATCACAACTTGTCTTCATTACTAATTgttgattaattaattatcaaCAATTTTATAATCCAAGGATTTAATAAGATTCATTTGGTATTAGGGTGTCTTCGATTAAATTATCCTtcaacatataataaaattatatgtgcCATCAGAACAATAAGAACTCGTTGAGGTCATTGATGATGCTATGATAGAAtggaaaatatttaaacaattctTTTAATGGTTTTTGAATCAAGAATTGGTCCAAATTATACAGTtgcaaataaatatttttttaaaacaggaGCATCATGAAAAAGACCAatacgttttaaaaaaaaaaaaattgctcgTCATCTACACAACTTGATCGGATTTTCTTAAGTtcacaataaaataataatacagAATTAAAATTGACAAATTTCATTGGACCGAAACCATGATTAAATATCGCAAATTACAGTAGTTTACACATTATGGAAGTGAATCATAAAAGCGATATGAAATTATGGTCCAATCTAGAAACACTTGTACATTATACTAAGCCCATCTGGATTACTAGAAACACCGGTAACTTCACACCCTAGTACCCTACAAAGATCAATCTAAAAGCTCTTTGATCTCTGAAAACACAAGCATtcatatcttaaaacatatttagaaaaaaaaacaagaaacatagAAGTCTTATATTATGGGATAATTAAAGATTCTTAAACGCTTCATGTTCACTTGTATTCCAAGATCATGTTGTTCTCCGGCGCCAGTCCAACACACGCCCTAAGGATGTTCTCCAGCATAGCCCGCTGCTTCGACAGCGCATTAACCACCGGTGTTCCCGGCGGCACGAGCGGTGCCTTGGTGAGGTAGCTGAGTATGGTGGCCACAGGATGGAAAGAATGAAACTTCccctgccaaaaaaaaaagaatcaaaacaTCAAAACCATGGTTCCATGAAATCCAAAATATAACTGGTTTTGTGAACCGATTGAACCTCTTTCTCGGATTTGAACTGAATCCTGGTGCTGAGTTCAGCGAGGAGAACAAGATCCAAGATAATTGGAGCAGCTAAGAGAGAGTCCTCGCAGGTATTGTGCATGACAATTGTGTTCTTGCCTCCCATGAATATCTCTGATGTATACTCATCCATGGCTCGCTTGCTATCTGCAACATACGGTACATACTGCAACAACACACACAAAATGGATCAATTGGTGATGCAGATAAATATTtggaatattttaaatatcttatcGTTTATTTAATTAGTTGTTATAGATTTAGATAATTATGTTTATTGTTATAGggttttatatatagttttattatatatagcaGTTTTGGTTTAAGTTTAACAGTTTCAGACTTTGATTAATAAAACTGAGAGTTATGGAGATAGTTTTTCGGGCATTCACAAATTAAACAAGATCTTTGCATTATCGTACATTCCGCTACCTCAATTAATCAATTGGCATTGCAATCTACAGAATAAACAAGGTTTTGAGTGTTTCTTAAGGTAGTTTATAGCTTACCTTGATGACAACTACATGGTCTGGATGTTCCCCGGGCTCGAAGAGGATACCGTTGCTAGCAACCATATCATCCACAACATTGCTTTTGGAGATCTCCTTAGATCTGAATGTCTGTGGAGCTGAGAGGTTCATTCCATCGTTGTTCCCTAGGTGATTGTAGCTCACTATTGAAGTAGGCTGTTGTTAACATaacaaaaacacacacataatCAACTATAACAGGTTTCTTCACTAGTTACTTGAAACACAAGTTAAACAAACCTTGATGCCTGCACCAACAAGGAAATCAACCAAGACAGAtttcatcttggtttgaccaCTCTTGAAGTCATCTCCACCGATCAAAACATTGTTCTTGATAGCCAAATCAATAAGACCCGGAACAAAGGTGTTCTGAGGGCTTCCATTGATGAAAGGAATACCTTCAAGAACACATGCAATAGCATAAAGCGTGGAAGGAGAGATCTCAGACTCATCCCTATCCACAGAGTTCATAAGATTCTCCATCGTGTCGTTTAGCCCCACGACCACATTGCTGTAACGCTCTGTGTTAGCCGTCCACAGAACCACAACCTTATCCACCTTGTTCTTCTCCTTAAACTCCCTAAcatcacacaaacacacacaaaactcAACAAAACAGAGGAGAGGAGATTCAACTATGTTTCAATCATTCACAAGTATTGTTGATGATTAGATTACCTCATGTCCTTGATGATTTGGTCGACTTGTTCCTTCTTGGTACCGTTGATGACGTTGTTGGCACGTGAGCCTTGATTAGCAGCGATGAAATCAGGGTCGTAGATCCCAGGGAGTGGGACAATGTTCTCCATGTAAGGCCTGAGCTGTTTCTGTAAGTCAATGTCAAGAACCTTGGCTCTACCCATTGCGTCTGCTAAATTCATATCGCTTATGTCCCATCCTCCAAACACAACATCATCCGGATTCACCTGTTTTCAACAATCTCCATGTTAAATTGATGCAAAGAGATATTTGCATATATtccatatattttaattatctaGTCGAAGACATTTATTTATCTTACGCATtcgaaaattaaataaacttcTTGTGTTATCGTAGCTATCATAAACATaattaagaagaaaaacaaatctaGATTTTGTTTTAAGAAAACGGACCATTGGAACGAGACTCTTGAAAGGAGCATAGATCTCTTCGCCGTTAAAGGATCCGACACGAATAGACGATGCTTGTGTTAACGACCCGAAGTAGTTAGCTTGTTGCACTTTGTCCTTGGTCGCCCACGAGATTCCTctgtttatgttttatttttttccgatcagatctttaaaaacaaaaaaaaacaaaatccaatAACATTTGAACAAAAAGACTCACTCTTTATTGGCAATTACACCGGCGGTGAGGGTTGATCCATTGTTTCCTCCCCAACCCACAAGCATAACCCTGTcggaaaccaaaaaaaaaacaaaaaaatgttgaaacTTCACGACGGAGAAACCGAGGAAGCGAGTGAAAAAAGATCGAAACTTTGTTTTACCCTAATTTGGGGACACGAGTGTCGGTTTTGAAATCGTATTTGACAACCTTAGGCTTCACGATCCACTGGTAAGCACCGTTAACGTTCTCGTGAACGACCTCCGTGGTCTCGTAATCGTACACAGACTGAATCTCATTCTCCGTGTACTTCACGTTCGGGCTCTCGACTTTGAAGCTCTCGATGAACATTTTTTCAGACTCTGTTTTGAATTGAATCGAGTTTGTGTGGGTTTGAGCTTCTCTTAAGTGGAAGCTATTTATAGAAAAAAGAGCGCGAGGAGGAGAGACACACGTGGCGTGGTATCAGTGGTTGGTGGACCCTCTAAGTTTTAGCCAATGCATGTGAGAGAGTTCGTTGATGGCTAATAGTGAATCATACGTGTGAGGGGTCTCGCACGTGAGAGGCGCGGAGAGAAAAAGTGTGACACGTCGGAGCCCTGGACCATACACGTGGCGTCGTTTTGCCTAATAGCAAAGTTTTGTCGGATTGTCTCTTGTCGGACCCACATTTTTTGTTGAAGGTGCTCGAACAAGGTGGGGGACGTTAGTTACTTCCGTTACTCAATCAGTAAAAACGACAGTGTTTCGGACATCGTCTCCGTTACAGTTAGTTAATGACAGTTGTTCCTCGGTTACGGAAAAAACGAGAGTGGAGTAAACACACACCACATTTAGCTGCCACATATTCTGGGTGGATGTCACGTTCCAGAGATGGAGCGTGTAGTAACTAACGTGGCTAATAACGGTCGTTTGAAAACAATGTCTGAACGTTTTTTTGACTCTTTGTCTTCGTTGAGTTGGGTCCCGTGGAATCTTGTTGACTTGCTTTGACACGTGAATTATGAATCTACAAGCGTACATATGTCTCAacatttataattagtttttttatcATAGTAATTAACgtataatgttttattaatcttttcaactttataaatatttcttcGTGGACGTTTTTATGTATTATTTGGAGATACTGGTAGATTCGTACAGTGTTATAAATCCTTT comes from the Brassica rapa cultivar Chiifu-401-42 chromosome A01, CAAS_Brap_v3.01, whole genome shotgun sequence genome and includes:
- the LOC103852462 gene encoding FCS-Like Zinc finger 7, translated to MLIGNRQMQRKPSMPRITIEVDDNHTAGQDSDVSMAVVDGGDNFDQRFLAMLSPRNHTRTERKDCGKSTLPSSSFLGSCGFCKRRLAPGRDIYMYKGDAAFCSMECREQQIEQDRQNSKQSARVVLSP
- the LOC103852564 gene encoding inositol-3-phosphate synthase, yielding MFIESFKVESPNVKYTENEIQSVYDYETTEVVHENVNGAYQWIVKPKVVKYDFKTDTRVPKLGVMLVGWGGNNGSTLTAGVIANKEGISWATKDKVQQANYFGSLTQASSIRVGSFNGEEIYAPFKSLVPMVNPDDVVFGGWDISDMNLADAMGRAKVLDIDLQKQLRPYMENIVPLPGIYDPDFIAANQGSRANNVINGTKKEQVDQIIKDMREFKEKNKVDKVVVLWTANTERYSNVVVGLNDTMENLMNSVDRDESEISPSTLYAIACVLEGIPFINGSPQNTFVPGLIDLAIKNNVLIGGDDFKSGQTKMKSVLVDFLVGAGIKPTSIVSYNHLGNNDGMNLSAPQTFRSKEISKSNVVDDMVASNGILFEPGEHPDHVVVIKYVPYVADSKRAMDEYTSEIFMGGKNTIVMHNTCEDSLLAAPIILDLVLLAELSTRIQFKSEKEGKFHSFHPVATILSYLTKAPLVPPGTPVVNALSKQRAMLENILRACVGLAPENNMILEYK